The DNA region TTGTTAAATTGCATCTACAACGTGGTTtctaattttgctcttttttttaaattttgctccAACTCATCCCATCATGCATTGCATCCTACATAGTGGGGTAGGTTTTAATAAAGGCCACGTCTGTCTTCGACACAAACTCACAAATTCTGTAATCTCCTTATGTGGTTTTCTGTCAGTACTATTTGTAGTAAACTCGTGGGGTATTTTGGGAGTTTGAAAGGTCTGTCTTAAAAATTGGAGGTGTTAAATATGCCAAGGCAAAAAGTGTTACAATGTTTCCAGGAGAATGAACAAGAATGAAGAAACAGGTATTTTTGGTACTCTGTGATTCTGCCTGTGCTCATCTCTCCAAAGGGATGGATAGCTCAGAGAATGGTCCTGCCTAAGTGGTCAAATTCAAGTCGACGTTCAACACAAACCCGgagacacaaaaaaaagaaaagaaaagaaagaaattaagagAAAAGCATATTTTGCCAATCTGAAAATTGCTACTGTACTGACTTCCATATTCAAGATAATACAGATCAGAGAGGGCTGAACTCTGGGATTAAGCGGAACTAAAACGTGAATATAAACTCCATATATTAGAATATTGTTGAAATGTTTAGTATCTATTTTAAATAACCTCGCTGTTACTTTAAGATAAACAgaccacaaaatattttcttaaatatatttttataatgacTGCTAAAGTAAGAATTTAGCAAAAATGGGAAAACGTACTCATGACTTCTCCTaaacaaaagcagtttttatgaaaaagtgagaaaaaacaaaaaaaaaattccaaattcTGTAACtttgataatatatatataaaaaagaactaaaagtaaaaatctgttttgattcTCTTTAATGTGGTGAAACTTTGACATAATTTTGCCTATTTTACTGATTATATGGAATGCCCTTGAATCAGTGCGAACTAgttaaatgtttacaaattCCTCAATTTAAAACTGGTgtgtaaatatctaaaaacaaatctgtgttAATAAATCAGATCTAAAAGGCAaatctttccaaaaaaaaattgtcagttTTTAAGGTTCCTTGTatttaaacctttaaatctTAACGCTCAGAAATGTACTTACCCAGAGCAGTAAATCAATTCAAAGGTTCCTAAAATCTCTCTTGCTGCTCTTGAAACTTGCTTTTCTAGAGCTTGCTCAGCCTTATATATTAGCTCTAAGTTATTACCAGAATGACGCAGACATTAAAGTTCTTTTGAAACAACATAGGTATTTCAGGAATGGCGAGGTAACAAATCCGGCTGTGCAactacccttttttttttaagtttctttcaTCTACACCGCATTCACAGCTCAGTGATATTTCTTCATTCCACCCAAGTAAACAATCCAGAcgattttgcttttatttgtggATGTGTTGCAGTTTTAAGTATGTCAAAATATAAAGATAAGACTTTGCTGCgaataaaaacatccatccatccatccatcttcttccgcttatccgaggtcgggtcgcgggggtagcagcttcagaagggaggcccagacttccctctccccagccacttcttctagctcctccgggggaatcccgaggcgttcccaggccagccgagagacatagtccctccagcgtgtcctgggtcttccccgaggctctactctgagtccctcccggatgactgagcttctcaccctatctctaagggagagcccagccaccctacggagaaaacccatttcggccgcttgtatccgcgatctcgttctttcggtcatgacccaaagctcatgaccatagatgagggtgggaacgtagatcgaccggtaaatcgagagcttcgctttttggctcagctctctcttcaccacgacggaccggtacagcgcccgcttgacagcagacgctgcgccaagccgcctgtcgatctcccgctcccttcttcccccattcgtgaacaagatcccgagatacttaaactcctccacttggggcaggacaccccccctgacccggagaaggcactctacccttttccggctcaagaccatggcctcggatttggaggcactgatccccatcccggccgcttcacactcggctgcgaaccgctccagcgagagctgcagatcacgatctgatgaagccaaaaggaccacatcgtctgcgaaaagcagagatgagatcctaaggccaccaaatcggatcccctcaacaccttggctgcgcctagaaattctgtccatgaaagtgatgaacagaatcggtgacaaagggcagccctggcggagtccaactctcaccggaaacgagcccgacttactgccggcaatgcggaccagactctgacaccggtcatacagggacctgacagcccgtatcaaagggcccggtaccccatactcccggagaaccccccacagggctccccgagggacacggtcgaacgccttctccaagtccacaaaacacatgtagactggttgggcgaactcccatgcaccctccaggaccctgccgagggtgtagagctggtccagtgttccacgaccaggacgaaaaccacactgctcttcctgaatccgaggttcgactatccgacggaccctcctctccaggacccctgaatagaccttgccagggaggcttaagagtgtgacccctctataattggagcacaccctccggtccccctttttgaacagggggaccaccaccccagtctgccaatccaggggaactgcccccgatgtccatgcgacattgcagagtcgcgtcaaccaacacaaccccacaacatccagagccttaaggaactccgggcggatctcatccacccccggggccctgccaccgaggagctttttaaccacctcggtgacctcgtccccagagattggagagcccaacccagagtccccaggctccgcttcctcagtggaaggcatgttggtgggattgaggaggtcttcgaagtactctgcccaccggcccacaacgtcccgagtagaagtcagcagcacaccatccccactataaacagtgttggtgctgcaccgcttccccccccctgagacgccggatggtggaccagaatcgcctcgaagccgtacggaagtctttctccatggcctctccaaactcctcccacgcccgagtttttgcctcagcaaccgcccgagccgcatgccgcttcgcccgccggtacccatcagctgcttccggagtcccacaggccaaaaaggcccgataggactccttcttcagcctgacggcatccctcaccgaaagtgtccaccagcgggttcgagggttgccgccgcgacaggcaccgacaaccttgcggccatagctccgatcggccgcctcgacaatggaggcacggaacacggtccactcagactccatgtctcCCAgcgaaaatatattttttggctTAGTTTCATTTTGCTAAGATGCACGGTAAATTTGTTGAATGCAAATTGTGAGTAAGAAAATGCCAGAGGTGTGGCTGTAATACCGTCTTTTTTGCAACGCTGACAGCTTTAGAGAATCCAAATTTAGAATAGATGCACTCTGTTCAGAAATCCATTACTAACTTGTGAAATTCTTAGTTGACAGGTCGGATCAGGCACAAAACAAACCATGCTTAGGTTCACAAAAGGGATCACAAGAAGTCCACAGTTTGTGATCCTTAAATgagaacttgtttttttgtgtaagGTCTTACAAAAGTTATGTCATAACATGGCAAGAAATGTCTGTTGTGGAGTCATACTGTAACAAAGCATACATGAGAatttcaaaacaatttgaaatttattttaaaaatattctgagTCAAAAACGCAACATGGGTCTTCAATGTCAGTTGAGAATGcaactataaaataaatttgtaaacaaacattttacaataaacttTAGTATAATTCTTTAATTACGATGTGTGAAATTACAATTCACATGTGTTTGATTTAGACATTTAACTACATAGGAAAATGCTTTAACAAGTACAGTCATTCAACCACAAGGAAAATTCAAGAGGAAACTAAAATCAGTAATTGCATGGCtttcttttgaaatactttCTCTATGTGTCATTGGCAGACGGGTCAAATCTTGCCACTTCACAGTTTgctgcattaaataaaaagactgcTGAGCCTCAGACCAAAGTGACTGATCTATGACTAGCATTATAATTAACAGAAGTAggatgttgtttttggttgttccCATTCAAAagtatgtcagatacagtaaATCATTCCTAATGCATTttccatccgttcatccatccatccatctgtccatccttcCACCAGCATTTCAAGGCCAGCAGAGgcacatagtccctccagcgtgtcttGGGTCTACTTCTGGGTCTCCTCCCGGTGGGAtgtgcccagaacacctcaccagggaggcatccTAACCACACGGCAGAACCTCCGCCACTGGCTCGTGTCaatgtggagaagcagcagctctacttCGTGTCCGTCCCGGATGACCGAGCTTCACCCTGTCTCTAAGGGAGAGTCCAGACACCCTGCGGATGAAACTCTTTCTGGCCACCAGTATCCATGATCTCGTTCTTTCTGTTCCTACCCAGAGCTGATGACTGCAGAGGAGGGTTGGACCGTATCTCAACCAGTAAATTGTGAGCTTGGCCTTTTGACTCACCTCCCTCTTCACCCCAACATACCGGTACCGAGTCCACATCACTACAGACCCAGAACAATTTAGCGTATCAATTACCCCCTCCATTTTTCTCTTCACTCATGAACAAGAGCCTGGAGCTACTTAAACCTCAGAGAGGAGGTAattcattttcctctttatCAAACGAAAGGTTTTCAGCTGGTGGAAGATGTCAACACTAAAATCATTCACagcagaaaatggaaacatCTAATTTGAGATTTTGGCAATAGCCTTAACATGTGGCCTTAAGACACACATTGTAGATTAAAACTAATAAAGACTTCAGATTAGAACgagttcatttgaaataaatcgGTTATTTGACATTAGGAGAACTGAAGGTCATCGGCAACTCAAGAAGAATCGGTTTGTTCATCACTAAGACAGAAGATTTTTCTGctaacagaataaaaagaagtgaaaacaaatgGAATGAGGAGCAAAAAGATATGTAAAAGTCTTAAGATTCACCTGTTGTTACATAAAGGGGACGAGTCAAAGTGAATGTGTGATAATGAGTcaattatattaattaattacaaaacgTGCCCGGATCAAATTTAGTCATATTCAAGAAATTAGAATATGGATTCTGATTAGTCTTGTTTATCAGATTAAACATATTTGTCATTAGACCCACAATTctgcattaatatattttttattggtctcaTGTAACATTCTAATCTTGAATATCATGTTTCCAATAgctttaaacaataaatcatcataattaactgAAATTGAAGCTTTAAAACATCAGTCTATTTGTAATTAAACTATATGACGTCTTTTTCTTGTCAGCTCAGTTACTGAAATACTTTAtcttaatattctaatttattgaatgtgacTGTCATTCTGTATTGAGTTTTGCAAGAAATGTACACCAGATGGCACTATTATGAGAAATGTATGCCATAggacaggggtgtcaaactccagtcctcaagggccagtgtcctgcagtttttagatgtccCACAGGTACAAAatctggaatgaaatggcttaattacctccttcttgtgtagatcagttctccataGTCCTGCTAATGaactaattattctattcaggtgtggtgcagcagaggcacatcaaaaagttgcagggcagtggccctctgggactggagtttgacacctgtgctttagaacaagggtgtcaaactccagtcctcaagggccgctgtcctgcaacttttagatgtgactctgctgcaccacacctgaatagaataattaggtcattagcaaggctctggagaactgatctacacaaggaggaggtaattaagccatttcattctaGTGTTTTGttcctgtggcacatctaaaaactgcaggacactggcccttgaggactggagtttgacacctgtgccatAGGACGTGCAAAGCACATAAATGACACGGCAAAGAAACTTAGGCAAAGAAACTTAGGCGGTATCCTCACTCCCCAGACTTGAGATCCAACATTGAATAAGAATATTAATACTGGCTCCATACGTGCTtctaaaatttcaaattaattattaattaaacagaaaagaaaattcaacatCAGCTGTGTGCATTATGCTTGAAATGCTCTCCAGTGTATTTACACCAAAATATACAAACATAAACCACAAGGAGGCGCCAGAAGTCTGTAGAAGTCTAGTAGAAGTCTGGGGATTCTGAATTAATGACTGAAGTAAGCATTACAGTCATGGGCAATGCATTCTAGgcttttacacattttgcacATATCCCAAGTTTTATTGTTGTACTTGGTTTTTAATAAACGTTTCTGTTTCAGATGTTTAATGACGATTGATACAATTCAGGCTGCGATGTGTGAAACTTTGAACAGCTGatagtaaacagaaaataattacagaatGATATTTAGACtcttatttaaactttatatgTAGAtgtgggttttctttttaaacaaagaaaaaaaaacaagtgcaatggcagctgcttttccattaatcataaaattgcgcaaatataaatataatcagCGATAGGAGGAGGTCATGTGCCCAACAAATACAGAGCAAATGGCGGCATGAGCTAATAACAGATGTAAGATGCAAACTCCAAAATATGCaatcacagaaaacaaatgcaggcaaaaaaaaatgctgcaattacaaataaaatgctgcaaCTACAATCAAAAGgctgaaattacaaaataaaatgctgtaatCATGAAAAATGCCGCAAACCCTAATAAAATGCTGCAATCACAAGAAAAAGGAGCAAGGCAGAGAAATGAagcaaatagcaaaaacaactgcaaactgGTTCCACAAAACGGAGGCTCTCCAAACCACTGGGGGGAGTCGAACAACGAACAAAccagtaaaaacaagaaatgtgacCGGTAAATACACACTATGAATTTGCTATAATAAGTTATTGTAAAACGCTTTTAGGCGAGAAAGTAGTCTTCATGGCTTCATCTATCCACTTAGTTCATCCAACATTAGGCTTCTTTGAAATGTGCTCCGGAGTTTTCGGAGCAGCGTAGCTCCGCTAACGGGGCCAGGCCGCTGCAGGCTCCACGGGCGGGTGGACGTGGAGGGTGTTTTCCCACTAACCGCTTTCTGATGTTGAAAGGTCACCCTGTCGTTTTCCGCTGCCTGTTATCTGCGTGTAGCAGCTGAAAGcgtgaaatgaaatatttaatgtgttgGTATTTGTGCCGTTTGTAAATTCATAGtaagaaaactgttttaagaCATTACCCCTTAATGATCAAACAGAACACTTTTCACTTCTGATTGTGTGTAAGAAATACACACTTCCCTTTGATTGGCTTCTTACATGCAGTGTGgacttttttaagtttattttttttatgttttctgtagGTAACTCTTCAAGAAGAGAGGCCACAGTTTCAGGTTTGGATGCAGGTTCCCAGAATCTCCCAGTGAGTGAtactcttcctcttcctggcCTGCCATTGTCTTCTGTCACTGTTTCTTCGTCTTTTATGTACTGAGATTATTGGAATATTTTCTCCTGATTCCCTGAAGATGTCGGCTGATTATTTGCTTGTTATTCTAATGGACGCAgtttcatgaaaacatttttgcatggGTTTAGATACtgattacaataataataataagtgtaAGTATATAAAGCATTAACTCTTTCCATACACAGACTAAAAAGAGACATGCACATTTGTTCTCACTGTGTGAAGTTAAATCcgaccacacttttcaggttttaactTGGTGTGTGTGCAAGTGAGGCTTCCTACAAAATGGACTTAGTCCCACCAATTCTGTCATCAGAAGGAATGggccagaactccagcaaaATGTTGTGTGAAAACCTGTGGAAGGAAACCCCAAAGGCTTGACACAAATCATATAgtttagtaaatagaaataattttagtaattctaacTAAGCTAAAACGAGATAAGTTTGGTTTGTAACTTCAGACAGGGAGGAGAAAAGAAgataatttaatatataaaaacaattcctttgcaaaattgtgttttcattatctTTTATTAAACTGACAGGTATATTCTTTACAGAATACCTTCTgttataaatacaattaaaaggaaaagaaaaactggacaaTCATACAGGACGTTGCTCAGACAGCTTATTTTTGGTAAATCCTACAATATTTATTGAGAGAGAAATCTTCACCAAACTAAATAATCCTTCAAGAAATACCTTCATGATGAATATGATAAGTTAATACAATGACACAGaataattagtttttcattaataaataagacaaaattgaCATGAGGAAATGATCAAgcttcaataaatgttttaaagtttaaaattctAAGTGAATCTTGGTCCGGAATTAGAACAACATTCTTGTTCACACAagcaataatttacattttcatgcaGATTTTCCTCTGGAAGCCAGCAGAGACGTTATTGTTGTGTTGAAAGAAGCCATGACAACAGGACCATGCTGAATGCAGTGATGAGGCTGATTTTATGGCTTGCTCCACTCGACGTTTCTGTGTAAAagaaggcaaaaagaaaaacttatatCAACAAACTCCTTCGTGAGTTCATAGATCTTGTATGATTAACATGTTAATCTATATTTTCTGTAGTTTGAATGTAATTTAACTTACGTGTGCCATCCACAAAAATTGAATTGATGTCAATGTTGAAAGCTGTGACGGTTGAATTTGCTTTCACCAAAACATCTTTGATTTGGGTGCTACTAGGTTGGGATGCTGTTGCAAATCCAAGGTCAATGTTGTTGATGATTGATCCATTGCTGCAGAGGTAACAACATTTCAGTTATTCTGTGCACATTCATATTAAACAGTCTTCAGAATTTATCTGCAACTCATACCTGAATGAAATCACAATGAAACTGCAGTAAGAAGCGAACGCTGCCTGGTAGAGTGGTTCAagctgcaaaaagacaaaaaaaagtgtgagTTTTCTATTAATGGTGAATTTTAACATTGGGTACTTCAAAATATAATTGCAACAATCAGGCTTGAAGTTTGTGAAAAAGCAGTAAGGGGAATTCAAATCTATCCAGACCAATTTCTCCTGTGATATGGATTAAAGTTATGGCGTCCGGTAGAAGACATGGAAGCTGTGAAATGATATAGGCTTAGATGCGCAGATTAGGATGAGGATTAGAGATGTCTTCCCCCCGGGATCCGGACACTGGTGGAGGAGGCAAAAGAGAGGATGGAAGTCTGAAGAAGATGAAGGACCAAGGGTGGAGAAGAAGGGATGGAGGTGGGTTGAAGCCCAGCTGGTGAGCAGATGGAGCCGTAGATGGAGGAGTTTATTGAGGTGCGCTCCaatgctgattggctgtggtAGAAGCTCATGACTCAGCGATTGGATGACGCAGGTAAGGCTGAAGAAAATCTTCCAGGACTACAGCAGGTCAGCCATCATTACCtacatgtgtttgtgttcagggCACACACAGCATTAATAATTACACATGTAACGCTAATTAATAAAATCAGTCCCTACTGGCTGACCAATAAAAGGCACAGATTCCTTTAATGTAAGAGGGAACATTTCAGGAGAAAACctgtgttcaaaataaaatataatttaaaaaaatctcaatataGAGGCTACACGTAGTTGTCCTGTTctgttttaagtttaaatatgaataatttccCTTCATAATGTAATAGTTCTGTTTAGCCttggaggttgttttttttgttccattaaatttgctttaatttttataatctgtttaataaacttttgttacttttaacTGTGTCATTAAATACATATATGTTAAATGCTGATTATGTTTTAGAAACAGATTAAAGACTTCTTCAATCCCCCGGTTGAATTTCAACCCCAAGCGCTCTGCAATCTGGAGCTTCACATAATGtataaaatgaagatttttcttttttttcattttttgctaTGTGCccccataaaaaaaattatggccCCACCTTGGACACTCTGATAAATTTAGTCTAGGACCAACGCTGTATcttataatttatatttattatattgaTATCTATACaggaaaaaataagcaaaatactTTCAGAATACTGaatacagaatatttttgtgataaatacaagtaaaagaaaaagaaaaactagacaATCATACAGGACATTGATCAGACAGTCTTACAATATTCATTGAGAGAGAAATCTTAAGGATTACATAAACAGTCTCTGACCTAAATAATCCTTAATTACCTTCATGTTACCTTTCACAgattataaattatattactttaccataataattaaatttacataaataaataagaaagaacTGATATGAACAAACTTAAAGAGCCTGacaattcaaataaacatattCACTGTAATACAGTATCAAGTTtcaataaatgcttttaaagttttaaagtgtcATGAGTAAATTTTTAGAATGTCCTTCTTCACACCAGTAAGAATTGACATTTTCCAGCACATCTTCCTCTGGAAACCAGCAGAGACGTTATTGCTGGTTTGAAAGAAGCCATGACAACAAGACCAAGCTGAGTGCAGTGATGAGGCTGATGTTGTGGCTTACTCCACTTGATACCTCTGCAAGTGAGAAAAAGAAGACGCATGACcttatttgaaaaaaacccCTCCTCTGTTATATACCAGATTTTGTATCATTGCAATgctaacttatttttatttgaatgtaatTTAGCTTACGTATGTCATCCACAAGAATAGAAGCAGTTTCGATGTTGAAGTCTGTGACGATCAAAGCTGCTTTCAGCAAAacctctgaaatttgaatgttgcTAGGTACAAACGCTGCTGAAAATTTAAGGTCCATGTTGTTGATAATTGATCCGttgctaaaaattaaaaaaaaatatcagttaatttgtccaaatttatatttaacaatgtttaaaattgtcTGCAAATCATACCTGAATGAAGTTACAGTGAAGTCGCGTAAAGTAGAAAACGTTCGCTGGAAGAGAGGTTCAAGCTGcaggaagacaaagaaaatattgttctgtaaattaaagttgtaattttttttatatctcacTCATCCAAATCCTGAAATTacatcaaatataattttttcctATGTTagtttaggcaaaaaaaaacaatcatgatAAACCTTTTGTGTATGTGTTGTATTTCAGTGATATTAGATATTACTAACTTTTGCTAAAGGAAAGTGTGAATTCATTAAGTgaagaaacattgttttaacCAATTTTTGTCCTGCATGTTACAAAGTGTGTTTCTTAAACCcacctgatttaaataaataattaactgaCAAGGTTCTACAGAAGCTGGTTAAAGGTTAATTATATAACTAAACAATTTGAATcataatttgatattttaaaagtgCCATCAGACTATATAACAAAGATTATATTTACCCTGGACTTATTTATAGATTCAGATATATCCATACAAgcatacatatttgtttttgtttctttttttcttttaaattactcATAATTTCACACTTAtgcatgtatttttaatttttatatcaCGTAtggttatatttatatttaccaGTATTTGACACTTTAGATGGGAGTAGCTtgttaacaaataaacaacTTCCCTTTCAGGATCCGGAAagtatattctaattttaaatcagGGAATAAATCTACACCATACAGGCCAAggtgtagattttttttctaacaaccCTTGCCCTCCTGTGGTATAGAACATAGTTTCTTTTattcaattttcattttctgaatacaaaataatttagacAGCTTTATGGTTCTGTCTCACAGCAAATATCAACTTGAAAGTGTTGTTTATTAAAGctcttttacaaatattttactataaGCTGAAATAAGACTTACATTTGACTTTAAAAGTGCAGCTCGATTTTTAAATGCGGCAGATGATGGGTTCAGCAAATCAGTGGTGAAGGTCTCGCCCAGAGACCTAAAAGTCACTTTCCTTGTGACTGTTGCCTCCACAGTTGGAGTTGTTTTGGTTGTTGGTTTAACTGTAGTAGATGGAGTTGTGGTGTTGGTTGTTGGTTTAACTGTAGTAGATGGAGTTGTGCTGTTGGTTGTTGGATTAACTGCAGTAGATGGAGTTGTGGTGTTGGTTGTTGGATTAACTGCAGTAGTTGCAGTTGAGTTTGGAGAGATGGTAGTATCTGTAGAATTTGTAGTGGGCGGTGTGGTTGGCAAAGGTGTGCCtgccagaaaaagaaaagaaaaaagacaatgctgcttaaataaaaatttacattGCTCTGGTTCTGTGTAGTGTTAGACCACGATTTACTTACGTATTATTTGGACAGAACCAGGTGAAAATGGAACATCCATGATAGTGTTGTTATTAGACGTATCTATAGCATCTGATAACGTTTTTTGTACTTCTTCGTTCCTTGGGAGTTCCACAAGTGGCGTGGTTTGGTTAAACTCCACCCCAACTTCTACTTCTGTGACATTCATTCGAATTCGGGATGTTACAGAAACTCtgcaatataaacacaaaatataaacaagttTAGGAAAACATAtattcattttgttattttaaaaatatatatatattaagctTACCTAAATGAAATGACATAACTACGGACGAAGAGGGCTCCAAAAGCTTTTCTGTAGAGCATGTCATACTGTAGGACAAAAGATTAAGTACAATGATAAGAATATTGtataactgaatattttaatatttcaattgaATGTCTGACAATATGACCATAATGATATATTTTACTATGGCACTTACTACTGCAACAATCCTCTTTGCGAGATCCTTAAATTTTTGGGTGTTATTATCTTTGAGATCTTCATCAAATGGTTCGTAAACAACCACTCCAACATAAAAAACTGGAGCAGGAGGTCCATTTGTAGTAGTTGCATTAGTAGCCGGAATTGTTTGATAAGCTGTGGTTTGGTTATGAGTAGATGACATTAAGGTTGGCTTAGCTGATAGTGTCGAAGGAGCTGTGGTGGGAGATGAAACTGTCGTGTTTGATGGAATTGTTGCGGTCAGGGAAGGTGTGGCTGTTAAAGGAAGAACTGTGGAAGTAATTAGAGCAGGTGTAGTTGCTGCTGGAGCAGCAGAAGTGTTGGTTGAAACATTTGTGGTTCTGATCGGGGCATTTGTGGCTATATTTGGGGCAGCTGTGAATGTGTTAGGAGACACTGTGGTCTCTGTAACAGAAGTTTGACTTGTAACTGTAGCAGCTGTTATTACTGATGAAGGTGATATTGTTGAAGGAAAAATCGAGGATGTGGATGAAGTTGATATGGATGTAGCTGGAGAAGTTTTGGTAGTGGCTGTTGCAATAATTCTAGTGGATTGGGCAATCGTAGTTGTGGGTGGAGCTGCTGTGGGTTGCAGATTTGTAGTTATGGTTGAGCCAGCTGTAATTGGGATGCTTGGAGTAGAGCTTGTTATTGTTGGCGCAACGGATGTGGATGTGGATGTAGCAGTTATGGTGGTGATTGGGGCAGCTGTTGTTGGAGTCTCTgatgttgtggttggagctgctgtggttgttgtcagagctactgtggttgtggttggagcagctgttgttgtggacagagctactgtggttgtggttggagaaactgttgaGGTTGCAGCAGCTATGGTTGAGGTTggagctcctgttgttgtggttggtgtccctgttgtt from Xiphophorus maculatus strain JP 163 A chromosome 14, X_maculatus-5.0-male, whole genome shotgun sequence includes:
- the LOC111611246 gene encoding uncharacterized protein PB18E9.04c-like, encoding MSSTHNQTTAYQTIPATNATTTNGPPAPVFYVGVVVYEPFDEDLKDNNTQKFKDLAKRIVAVYDMLYRKAFGALFVRSYVISFRVSVTSRIRMNVTEVEVGVEFNQTTPLVELPRNEEVQKTLSDAIDTSNNNTIMDVPFSPGSVQIIRTPLPTTPPTTNSTDTTISPNSTATTAVNPTTNTTTPSTAVNPTTNSTTPSTTVKPTTNTTTPSTTVKPTTKTTPTVEATVTRKVTFRSLGETFTTDLLNPSSAAFKNRAALLKSNLEPLFQRTFSTLRDFTVTSFSNGSIINNMDLKFSAAFVPSNIQISEVLLKAALIVTDFNIETASILVDDIQVSSGVSHNISLITALSLVLLSWLLSNQQ